The Gordonibacter urolithinfaciens genome contains a region encoding:
- the nusA gene encoding transcription termination factor NusA, giving the protein MATSELIEALQALAHERKIDEFYLIERLELSLAKSYERILDLEWDARVTIDRQTGHIYVYELVPVGEPDEETGEYSEFEERDVTPADVSRIAAQNAKGVIASIVREAGRQSIYEEFSGRVGDLVTGTVLQGTPDFTIIKIREGVEAELPHYDQKRNPGERNERPSNEHYRHNQRLKVLIIDVRDPNSDAPKMRGEQARPAIVVSRTHPDLIRRLFEIEVPEIYDGMVEIKSIAREPGARSKIAVASREANLDPVGACVGPKGSRVRMVVEELRNERVDVIQWHEDPASYVANALSPAKVTNVIIDEDNHYATVVVPDDQLSLAIGKEGQNARLAARLTGWHIDIKSASFAGEPLAAGDNMLIDEDVEADDEAGLCAYVSEDGARCRNHARPGSRYCGVHADLDGE; this is encoded by the coding sequence GTGGCAACTTCAGAACTGATCGAGGCCTTGCAGGCCCTGGCCCACGAACGCAAGATCGACGAGTTCTACCTCATCGAGCGGTTGGAATTGTCGCTGGCCAAGAGCTATGAGCGCATCTTGGACCTCGAATGGGACGCGCGCGTGACCATCGACCGCCAGACGGGGCATATCTACGTCTACGAGCTGGTGCCGGTGGGCGAGCCCGACGAGGAGACCGGCGAGTACAGCGAGTTCGAGGAGCGCGACGTGACGCCGGCCGACGTGAGCCGCATCGCGGCGCAGAACGCGAAGGGCGTCATCGCGTCCATCGTGCGCGAGGCGGGCCGCCAGTCCATCTACGAGGAGTTCTCGGGACGCGTGGGCGACCTGGTCACGGGCACGGTGCTGCAGGGCACGCCGGACTTCACCATCATCAAGATCCGCGAAGGCGTGGAGGCGGAGCTGCCGCACTACGACCAGAAGCGCAACCCGGGCGAGCGCAACGAGCGCCCGTCCAACGAGCACTACCGCCACAACCAGCGCCTGAAGGTGCTCATCATCGACGTGCGCGACCCGAACTCCGACGCGCCGAAGATGCGCGGCGAGCAGGCCCGCCCGGCCATCGTCGTGTCGCGCACGCACCCGGACCTCATCCGCCGCCTCTTCGAGATCGAGGTGCCGGAGATCTACGACGGCATGGTGGAGATCAAGTCCATCGCCCGCGAGCCGGGCGCGCGCTCCAAGATCGCGGTGGCCTCGCGCGAGGCGAACCTCGACCCGGTGGGCGCTTGCGTCGGCCCGAAGGGCAGCCGCGTGCGCATGGTGGTGGAGGAGCTGCGCAACGAGCGCGTGGACGTCATCCAGTGGCACGAGGACCCCGCGTCCTACGTGGCAAACGCGCTCTCGCCCGCGAAGGTGACGAACGTCATCATCGACGAGGACAACCACTACGCCACCGTCGTGGTGCCCGACGACCAGCTGTCGCTGGCCATCGGCAAGGAGGGCCAGAACGCCCGCCTCGCCGCGCGCCTCACGGGCTGGCACATCGACATCAAGAGCGCGTCGTTCGCCGGCGAGCCGCTGGCCGCGGGCGACAACATGCTCATCGACGAGGACGTGGAGGCCGACGACGAGGCCGGCCTGTGCGCCTACGTGAGCGAGGACGGGGCACGCTGCCGCAACCATGCCCGGCCGGGCAGCCGCTACTGCGGCGTGCACGCGGACCTCGACGGGGAATAG
- the rimP gene encoding ribosome maturation factor RimP, whose protein sequence is MLGKKEQQLLDALAPRAAEEGVEIVTVEVVGAKKAPTIRVYIDVEGGVSFDELSAAQGWINDLMDELDPFPGAYTLEVSSPGIDRPLRTPEHFARFAGETAVVKTAAPLDGRSAFTGTIACVADGAVELDVDGTAFRIPVSDIKRAHLKGAVDFSS, encoded by the coding sequence GTGCTCGGCAAGAAGGAACAGCAGCTGCTCGACGCGCTGGCCCCCCGCGCGGCCGAGGAGGGCGTGGAGATTGTCACCGTGGAGGTGGTGGGCGCGAAGAAAGCGCCTACCATCAGGGTGTACATCGATGTGGAAGGCGGCGTGAGCTTCGACGAGCTCTCGGCCGCCCAAGGGTGGATCAACGACCTCATGGACGAGCTCGACCCGTTCCCCGGCGCCTACACGCTGGAGGTCTCGTCTCCCGGCATCGACCGCCCGCTGCGCACGCCGGAGCATTTCGCGCGGTTCGCCGGCGAGACGGCCGTGGTGAAGACGGCCGCCCCCCTCGACGGGCGCAGCGCCTTCACCGGCACTATCGCGTGCGTCGCGGACGGCGCGGTGGAGCTCGACGTGGACGGCACCGCCTTCCGCATTCCCGTATCCGACATCAAGCGCGCCCACCTCAAGGGCGCTGTCGACTTCAGCTCATAG